One stretch of Punica granatum isolate Tunisia-2019 chromosome 5, ASM765513v2, whole genome shotgun sequence DNA includes these proteins:
- the LOC116208544 gene encoding cyclin-T1-3-like translates to MAGNVGGLSSQHLRQQEDVGVGGRWYMSRKEIEENSPSRRDGIELKKETYLRKSYCTFLQDLGMRLKVPQVTIATAIIFCHRFFLQQSHATNDRRTIATACMFLAGKVEEPPRSLKEVIPVSYEMIHKKDATAAQRIKQKEVYEQQKELILLAERLVLATLGFDLNVHHPYKPLVKAMRKFKVADEDTEKALAQVAWNFVNDGLRTSLCLQFKPHHIAAGAIFLAAKFLKVKLPSDGEMIWWHELDITPRQLEEVSNQMLELYEQNGVPPSQGTKS, encoded by the exons ATGGCGGGGAATGTTGGGGGGCTGTCGTCGCAGCATCTGCGGCAGCAAGAGGATGTCGGGGTTGGGGGTCGTTGGTACATGTCTAGAAAGGAAATCGAAGAGAACTCTCCGTCGAGAAGGGACGGGATTGAGCTCAAGAAGGAGACTTATCTCCGCAAGTCATACTGCACCTTCTTGCAGGATCTTGGGATGAGGCTCAAAGT ACCACAAGTAACGATCGCTACAGCAATAATTTTTTGTCATCGATTTTTCCTGCAACAGTCTCATGCAACGAACGACAGGAGG ACTATTGCGACTGCATGCATGTTCCTTGCTGGGAAGGTTGAAGAGCCTCCCCGTTCACTAAAAGAGGTCATTCCTGTTTCCTATGAGATGATCCATAAAAAGGATGCAACTGCTGCTCAAAGGATCAAACAGAAG GAAGTGTACGAACAGCAGAAAGAGCTTATTTTGTTAGCGGAGAGGCTTGTGCTTGCAACTCTGGGTTTTGACTTAAACGTCCACCACCCCTACAAGCCCCTGGTCAAAGCAATGAGGAAGTTTAAGGTCGCAGACGAAGATACAGAAAAGGCACTTGCTCAAGTTGCTTGGAATTTTGTTAATGATGG GCTGAGGACCTCGCTCTGCCTGCAATTTAAGCCCCATCACATTGCAGCAGGTGCGATTTTCCTCGCTGCCAAGTTCCTGAAAGTTAAGCTCCCCTCGGACGGTGAGATGATCTGGTGGCATGAGTTAGACATAACTCCCCGTCAATTGGAAG AGGTCAGCAATCAAATGCTGGAACTTTATGAGCAAAACGGGGTTCCCCCATCACAGGGAACTAAAAGTTGA